A stretch of Lathyrus oleraceus cultivar Zhongwan6 chromosome 6, CAAS_Psat_ZW6_1.0, whole genome shotgun sequence DNA encodes these proteins:
- the LOC127092615 gene encoding beta-carotene isomerase D27, chloroplastic, whose protein sequence is MDAKMITHNMSLTPTLAHWNLRHKPKQTFVVGVLARPTEETSSKTHVYKDNWFDKLAINHLSKSVQAATGISNDKSGFDSLVEAATVASKKFSPIQQQEVVLDALDRAFPKPILSVIRRVMPPSKLAREYFAVFTTLFFAWLLGPSEVRESEVNGRREKNIVYIKKCRFLEETNCVGMCTNLCKMPSQVFIKDSFGMPVNMVPNFDDMSCEMIFGQEPPSSTDDPALKQPCYKLCKAKKKHGTNCLS, encoded by the exons ATGGATGCAAAAATGATCACACATAACATGAGCCTAACACCAACTTTAGCTCATTGGAACCTAAGACATAAACCAAAACAAACTTTTGTCGTTGGAGTTCTTGCACGTCCCACAGAAGAAACATCAAGCAAGACTCATGTATACAAAGATAACTGGTTTGATAAATTAGCCATAAACCATTTATCAAAGAGTGTTCAAGCAGCAACAG GAATCAGTAATGATAAGAGTGGTTTTGATAGCCTTGTTGAAGCAGCTACCGTGGCTTCAAAGAAATTTAGTCCTATTCAACAGCAAGAAGTTGTTTTAGATGCACTTGATAGAGCCTTTCCAAAGCCAATACTTTCGGTG ATAAGGAGAGTGATGCCACCATCAAAATTAGCAAGGGAATATTTTGCTGTCTTCACCACTTTGTTTTTTGCTTGGTTACTCGGTCCCTCCGAG GTGAGAGAATCAGAAGTCAATGGAAGAAGAGAAAAAAACATTGTCTACATAAAAAAGTGCAG ATTCTTAGAAGAAACAAATTGTGTTGGAATGTGTACTAATCTCTGCAAAATGCCATCTCAAGTGTTCATAAAAGACTCCTTTGGCATGCCAGTCAACATGGTCCCAA ATTTTGATGATATGAGTTGTGAGATGATATTTGGCCAGGAACCACCATCATCAACTGATGATCCTGCACTCAAGCAACCTTGCTATAAACTAT GCAAGGCAAAGAAAAAGCATGGAACAAATTGTCTCAGCTAA